The segment AAACTACTAACCTATACTAAAACTGATTGCAGCACCCTGACATCCAGAAGAGGCGTGGTGAATCTCTTTCTAGGGAAAAGGGGGAATTCATCTAAAGCTGAGGAAATCTGAATGGAATCCAACTGCAGTTCaatgagagtgaggagagatagaggggaatGTTTTTTCTTCAGATTGGCTGAAGACGTCGTCAGTCAGAGGCTTAGTCATTAGAGAGGGAGATGGCTCCAGAGTCATAGGAGCTCTTGATATCtggtttgactgacagctggcTGCTCGGGCTCTGGGAGAGGATCGCTTTTATCTGGGCTTCGGacacctgggagagagagagagggatggaatgAAAAGATACGAGATCAAGGACGAAGTTAAATAATAAGACCCGATCCTGTTTTTGATTGAGATCGAGATCGAGATCGGGAAGTTGCCTCCCAGACTACTGCTGTTGCTATCTCCACTCATTTTTAGGCAAGATGCATGCAACTGTATTAACGAAAAAAGGACAATGTGTTGCTAATTTCATGTGTTTACCTCTTCAAACTTCTTGGCTTTGTACTGCTCTGCCCCTTTCATGAAGTTCAGTAGGATAACGTCACAGAGAACCGTACCCTGCAACCACACAGAACAGTAGTTAGTACTTTGATAGCTATGAGAAAAgtatattttcattgtttttgaagAAGATGTGCAGATCTTACCAGTCCAACAGAGGTGAAGGCAGCTACCAGGTTGATCAGTGTTGGAATAGTGTTGAACTTCCCTGCCTGAAAGCACAGAAATATGATAAACATGTGCACTACATGCTCTTTGACAAACCTGACAATGTTCTCAACATACTTGATGATTTCACAAGACCAATCTTCTCACCGAACTACAGTAACACTATCCAGAATTTGGACGGTGGCTGACGTAAGATCTCGCCGAAGGAATGAAAATTTGAACCTAACCCAAACCCCACAACTATTGTTTTTGTCCCTCCCCAAGCCAAACACGAGgaacacaaaccacacacacacacacacatcaccaccTTATCACATTTCCACACAACTCACATTGCCAGTAACCATAATATCAAAGCGGATGGCGAAGGCTTTGTGGAGCGTTCGAAACTCAGTCCCGTTTTCTGTCTTGAAATATTTGGCAAACCTGCAGACGACAAAGAAGAAAAGGCAGTGAGGacaggaagaagggagagacgCTTGGCTTATGGCCAATGACGGGACGATCTGATGAGGATgaagacagaaaatgagaaactAATTTTCCCACTACCTGAAGTTGTAGCCTTTGGAGACGGCGTTCTTTTCAAACGGGGCGTCCAGTCGCGTGAAAGAGTACCGGGGCCCACACTTCTCGATGTCTAGGTCCAGGTTACACTTCCACTGAATGTTTATTCCTATTTCTCCACCCTGAGAGAGAGGCACAGTGAGCATTTACTGGCTTTCTTCTATTCAGTGACGTAGTGGGAAATAAAAGAAGGGTAAACTCTGACATCATAAGGCCAAACAACCAccgatatgaacaaaaatcgattgtattttcagaaaagaaTTCATTTATGCCCTTTTGTTTCTTagaacttacatcagtttgatacagcTTACTATGATGCCTGAGGTCATAGAGATTTATATCAACCCCAACaagtgggtaaactctattctgcaaataacaGGAGATTacactgagtttaggtgggttggGTGGGAGCAGTGACAGATCCAGCTGCAATAGGAATGAAATCATTTTGTGTGTTCCACTGAGGACGGAGGgtggggagaaggaggggaaacGGAGGGGGGACCTTTTGGGCGAGCTCGGCCACGTCTTGCTTGGTGTAGCTCAACACGTCCCCCACCCGAAAGATGGGGCAGAGGGGGTTCATCACTGGATGGTAGTTACAGCTCTTGATCTGAGCCGAGGACAGATCGGAAGGGAAGTttcctctgagagagagagagagattatatcAAGGGGTTACGATGTGAGGCTGACTGGGGTAGAAAAAAACTCAGTGTGATTATGAGATTCACCCACATTTCTCACGCATTTGTTAACTTATGATAAGGCTGCCAGAtacttaagtgtgtgtgtgtgtgtgtgtgtgtgcgactcaCCTGGTGATGTTGAAGAGAGGGAAGCGGATACTGTTCTTGATGAAGATGGTGAAGTTTTTCACATCCAGCATCGGTTTACTGAGGGGGACGGTGGTAAAGAAGTAGGAATGAGGATGAGAGcggaagtggtgtgtgtgtgtgtgtgtgtgtgtgtgtgtgtgtgtgtgtgtcacctcttGATCGAGTCATTCTCGGCTGGACACCAGCCCTCAATCTCACACATTCCCTGGGAGTCATTGGAGGGTTTAAGACAAACACCTGTTATTACACctggggtggagagagagagagagagagagagagtgagagagagagagagagagagagagagagagataatttcacttcctGTAAGACTGAGAGAGATACAAAGATAAACGAGAGATTTACTTTGATAAAATAAGCATGATAGATCCTAAGTTTAACCGTATGCCCAACCCACAGAAACGTCCCCATCTCTGGGCTGAGACAGCTGCAGCCTGCAACTTTACAGATACTgactctattttttttttattgcaggaGAGATGCTCAGATTAGTTAAGAAGTTGGACTCACCATTGCCAAGGTAGGCACCAAAATGCTTCTTGCAGTCTTCATCTGTGTCACACTTAAACTTAGAAGCAGTCTGCAaaagaacagacacacacacacacgcacacacattacacatgcaaacatgcacagacGCATTAAATGCAACATGATACACAATGGACTATTTTCTCCAGACGGGCTGAACCTAATGCCTGTAATGTCCTTTGAGCATTTCTGGATGACTGACCGACCGAACTCCATCACCCTCTTACTGATAAAGTCGGTTAAACTGACTGAGCGGCGGCCGATTCCCTCACAGTATGAGATCTGAATGTGGACTCACCTCTGCACATTTTCCTTGGAACTGGTTCTCTGTGATGATGAGCTTGGTCATGATGCAGAACACAGCTGCACCCTGCAGAGAGAAGAACGTGGATGATATAATATGTGTTTTCATGTTATGTCATGTAATATTATACAatgggtagtttcagccaaCCAATGAAACAGGTAAAAGATAAAGTACGCCTGGCTAACTACAGCTgcttctttctcattttcccgtttttttaaaaattatatCTGAATACtattttgaagaaaacttttcagtcaGTACATGTTTTTGTACCATTGTATGCAGTAAAAGCTATTATACCTTT is part of the Centroberyx gerrardi isolate f3 chromosome 16, fCenGer3.hap1.cur.20231027, whole genome shotgun sequence genome and harbors:
- the p2rx3a gene encoding P2X purinoceptor 3a gives rise to the protein MASKVLGCVTDFFTYETTKSVVVKSWSVGIINRVVQLLIITYFVGWVFIHEKAYQVTDTGIESSVMTKVKGFGYHNDRVMDVADYVSPSQGAAVFCIMTKLIITENQFQGKCAETASKFKCDTDEDCKKHFGAYLGNGVITGVCLKPSNDSQGMCEIEGWCPAENDSIKSKPMLDVKNFTIFIKNSIRFPLFNITRGNFPSDLSSAQIKSCNYHPVMNPLCPIFRVGDVLSYTKQDVAELAQKGGEIGINIQWKCNLDLDIEKCGPRYSFTRLDAPFEKNAVSKGYNFRFAKYFKTENGTEFRTLHKAFAIRFDIMVTGNAGKFNTIPTLINLVAAFTSVGLGTVLCDVILLNFMKGAEQYKAKKFEEVSEAQIKAILSQSPSSQLSVKPDIKSSYDSGAISLSND